One genomic region from Gemmobacter aquarius encodes:
- a CDS encoding Tex family protein, with the protein MTTDTARRIPQIIAAEIGAQPGQVVAAIGLLDEGATVPFVARYRKEVTGGLDDTQLRNLAERLAYLREMEARRAAILSSIREQGKMTDALEGAILKAGTKSELEDIYLPYKPKRRTKAMIARENGLQPLVDAILADRGADPAVLAAGFVTEAVADVKAVLEGARDIVAEGLAEDAALLGRLRGHMKQVAKLVAKGVDGKEVEGAKFSDYFAHSEAWATAPSHRVLAMLRGRNEGFLAIDLEIDADAARGESPAERACGAALSVTGRGAGDAWLRDAAAWAWRVKIRTSLTLDLMAEMRERAEAEAIRVFAMNLKALLLAAPAGGKATMGLDPGIRTGVKVAVVDATGKVLAHDTVYPFQPKNDLRGAQGTIAQMIAKHGVKLIAIGNGTASRETEKMVADLLAVLPGSEKPVKVIVSEAGASVYSASELAAKEFPDLDVSIRGAVSIARRLQDPLAELVKIEPKSIGVGQYQHDVDQSRLGRSLEAVVEDAVNAVGVDLNTASAPLLARVSGVGPSLAEAIVGHRDANGPFATRRELLKVARLGPKAFEQAAGFLRIAGGKEPLDASSVHPEAYEVARKIVAACGRDIRSLMGDAAALKAVDPRAFVDARFGLPTVRDILAELEKPGRDPRPTFKTATFAEGVNEIRDLKPGMLLEGTVTNVAAFGAFVDIGVHQDGLVHVSQLADSFVKDPHAVVKAGDVVKVRVVEVDAARKRIGLTMKSQSGEARDAARERGPVQKAAAVKPGAGSVGPKGGTAGEPAGGNAFADALKGKFGR; encoded by the coding sequence ATGACGACCGATACCGCCCGCCGTATTCCCCAGATCATCGCCGCTGAAATCGGGGCGCAGCCGGGGCAGGTGGTGGCGGCCATCGGGCTTTTGGACGAGGGCGCGACGGTGCCTTTCGTCGCGCGGTATCGCAAGGAGGTGACGGGGGGGCTGGACGACACGCAGCTTCGCAATCTGGCCGAGCGGCTGGCCTATCTGCGCGAGATGGAGGCGCGGCGGGCGGCTATTTTGTCGTCGATCCGCGAACAGGGGAAGATGACCGATGCGCTGGAAGGCGCGATCCTGAAGGCGGGGACCAAGTCGGAGCTTGAGGACATTTATCTGCCCTACAAGCCCAAGCGGCGCACCAAGGCGATGATCGCGCGGGAAAATGGCTTGCAGCCGCTGGTCGATGCGATTCTGGCGGATCGCGGGGCTGATCCTGCGGTGCTGGCGGCGGGTTTCGTGACCGAAGCCGTGGCGGATGTGAAGGCTGTGCTGGAAGGCGCGCGTGACATCGTGGCCGAGGGGCTGGCCGAGGATGCGGCCCTGCTTGGCCGGTTGCGCGGGCATATGAAGCAGGTGGCCAAGCTGGTCGCCAAGGGTGTCGATGGAAAAGAGGTCGAGGGGGCCAAGTTTTCGGATTATTTCGCGCATAGCGAGGCTTGGGCGACCGCACCTTCGCACCGCGTGCTGGCCATGCTGCGCGGGCGCAACGAGGGGTTTTTGGCCATCGACCTTGAAATCGATGCCGATGCGGCGCGGGGCGAAAGCCCTGCGGAACGGGCTTGCGGGGCGGCTTTGTCAGTGACGGGGCGCGGGGCGGGGGATGCGTGGCTGCGCGATGCCGCCGCATGGGCGTGGCGGGTGAAGATCAGGACTTCGCTGACGCTGGACCTGATGGCCGAGATGCGCGAACGGGCCGAGGCCGAGGCGATCCGGGTTTTTGCGATGAACCTCAAGGCGCTGTTGCTTGCGGCTCCGGCGGGCGGCAAGGCCACGATGGGGCTGGACCCCGGCATCCGCACGGGGGTGAAGGTGGCGGTGGTCGATGCGACGGGCAAGGTGCTGGCGCATGACACGGTCTATCCGTTCCAGCCGAAGAATGACTTGCGCGGGGCGCAGGGGACGATTGCGCAGATGATCGCCAAGCATGGCGTCAAACTGATCGCCATCGGCAATGGCACGGCGAGCCGCGAGACGGAAAAGATGGTGGCCGATCTATTGGCCGTGCTTCCCGGCAGCGAAAAGCCGGTGAAGGTGATCGTAAGCGAGGCGGGGGCTTCGGTCTATTCGGCCTCCGAACTCGCGGCGAAAGAGTTTCCCGATCTGGATGTGTCGATCCGGGGGGCGGTCAGCATCGCGCGGCGTTTGCAGGACCCGCTGGCCGAACTGGTGAAGATCGAGCCGAAGTCTATCGGCGTCGGGCAATACCAGCATGATGTGGACCAGTCGCGGCTGGGACGGTCGCTGGAAGCGGTGGTCGAGGATGCGGTGAACGCGGTGGGGGTGGACCTGAACACCGCCTCGGCGCCGTTGCTCGCGCGGGTGTCGGGGGTGGGGCCGTCGCTGGCCGAGGCGATCGTGGGGCACCGCGATGCCAACGGGCCCTTTGCCACGCGGCGCGAGTTGCTCAAGGTGGCGCGGCTGGGACCGAAGGCATTCGAGCAGGCGGCGGGGTTCTTGCGGATCGCGGGGGGGAAAGAGCCGCTCGATGCCTCATCCGTGCATCCCGAGGCCTATGAGGTGGCAAGGAAGATCGTGGCGGCTTGCGGGCGCGATATTCGCAGCCTCATGGGGGACGCGGCGGCGCTGAAGGCTGTGGACCCGCGGGCTTTCGTGGACGCGCGGTTCGGCCTGCCCACGGTGCGCGACATTCTTGCAGAGCTGGAAAAGCCGGGGCGCGACCCGCGACCCACCTTCAAGACCGCGACCTTTGCCGAAGGGGTGAACGAGATCCGCGATCTGAAGCCGGGGATGTTGCTGGAGGGCACGGTGACCAACGTGGCGGCCTTCGGTGCCTTTGTCGATATCGGAGTGCATCAGGACGGGCTGGTACATGTGAGCCAGCTTGCCGACAGTTTCGTGAAAGACCCCCATGCCGTGGTCAAGGCGGGCGATGTGGTCAAGGTGCGGGTGGTCGAGGTGGACGCCGCGCGCAAGCGGATCGGGCTGACGATGAAAAGCCAGTCGGGCGAGGCGCGCGACGCTGCGCGGGAACGCGGGCCGGTGCAGAAGGCGGCTGCGGTCAAGCCGGGGGCAGGGTCGGTGGGGCCGAAGGGGGGCACGGCTGGGGAACCGGCGGGGGGCAACGCCTTTGCCGATGCGCTGAAGGGCAAGTTCGGGCGCTAG
- a CDS encoding bactofilin family protein produces the protein MFSKPDQPAPAASRPASPNTGKSVFGSDLRITGDVTSTGTVEIHGVIDGTLSARGLIIGPEGEVKGTVSAETVEVKGRFEGRASTEHLTLRASANVQADVTYSAVSIESGAQIEGRFTKAKQG, from the coding sequence ATGTTTTCCAAACCCGACCAGCCCGCACCCGCCGCTTCCCGGCCCGCCAGCCCCAACACGGGCAAGTCCGTATTCGGATCAGACCTTCGCATCACCGGAGATGTGACCTCGACCGGCACCGTCGAAATCCACGGCGTGATCGATGGCACGCTCTCGGCCCGCGGTCTGATCATCGGCCCCGAGGGCGAGGTCAAGGGCACAGTCTCGGCCGAAACGGTCGAAGTGAAAGGCCGCTTCGAAGGCCGCGCCTCGACCGAACACCTGACCCTGCGCGCCAGTGCCAATGTGCAGGCCGACGTGACCTACAGCGCCGTCAGCATCGAAAGCGGCGCCCAGATCGAGGGCCGCTTCACCAAGGCCAAACAGGGCTAG
- a CDS encoding enoyl-CoA hydratase: protein MTDTILTRQDADGIATLTLNTPASLNALSDAMIAALTAQFTALSTDRQTRVVVLRGEGRAFCAGHDLREMQAARQSPDKGAAYFSDLFQRCAAMMQMIPALPQPVIAQTHGIATAAGCQLAASCDLVTAAQGTRFGVNGVNIGLFCSTPMVALTRKIPPALAFEMLTTGEFIDATRARDAGLVNRISPPETLDADTRVLARQIAGKLGAAVKIGKSAFYDQQGESLAEAYALTGRAMVENMLWRDTEEGITAFLEKRKPDWS, encoded by the coding sequence ATGACCGACACGATCCTGACCCGCCAAGATGCAGACGGCATCGCCACCCTGACCCTGAACACCCCCGCCAGCCTGAACGCCCTGTCGGATGCGATGATCGCGGCGCTGACCGCGCAATTCACCGCCCTGTCGACCGACCGGCAGACCCGCGTGGTCGTGCTCAGGGGCGAAGGCCGCGCCTTTTGCGCGGGCCACGACCTGCGGGAAATGCAGGCCGCCCGCCAGTCGCCCGACAAGGGGGCCGCCTATTTCAGCGACCTGTTCCAGCGCTGCGCCGCGATGATGCAGATGATCCCCGCTCTGCCCCAGCCCGTCATCGCCCAGACCCACGGCATCGCCACCGCCGCAGGCTGCCAGCTTGCCGCCTCTTGCGACCTCGTCACCGCAGCGCAAGGCACCCGTTTCGGCGTGAACGGCGTCAACATCGGCCTCTTCTGCTCGACCCCGATGGTCGCCCTGACCCGCAAGATCCCCCCCGCCCTCGCCTTCGAGATGCTGACCACGGGCGAGTTCATCGATGCCACCCGCGCCCGCGACGCGGGCCTCGTGAACCGCATCAGCCCGCCCGAAACGCTCGACGCCGACACCCGTGTCCTCGCCCGCCAGATCGCAGGCAAACTGGGCGCCGCCGTCAAGATCGGCAAATCCGCCTTCTACGACCAGCAAGGCGAATCCCTTGCCGAAGCCTATGCCCTGACCGGTCGCGCGATGGTCGAAAACATGCTCTGGCGCGACACCGAGGAAGGCATCACCGCCTTCCTCGAAAAGCGCAAACCCGACTGGAGCTGA
- a CDS encoding PaaI family thioesterase → MDKAALAVFLRADFAQVADDFVVERADEAGVTLRLVAGERHLRPGGTVSGPALFALADVAMYLAILARVGPVALAVTTNCSIDFMRKPEAGRDLLAEARVLKLGRVLAVGDVLVFSQGRPEPVARAGLTYSLPPR, encoded by the coding sequence ATGGACAAGGCGGCGCTGGCCGTATTCCTGCGGGCCGATTTCGCGCAGGTGGCGGATGATTTCGTGGTCGAGCGGGCGGACGAGGCGGGGGTGACGCTGCGGCTGGTGGCGGGCGAGCGGCATCTGCGGCCGGGGGGCACGGTATCGGGGCCTGCGCTTTTCGCGCTGGCCGATGTGGCGATGTATCTGGCGATCCTTGCCCGTGTCGGGCCGGTGGCGCTGGCGGTGACCACGAATTGCAGCATCGATTTTATGCGAAAGCCCGAGGCGGGGCGCGATCTTCTGGCCGAGGCGCGGGTGCTCAAGCTGGGGCGCGTTCTTGCAGTGGGCGATGTGCTGGTGTTTTCGCAAGGTCGCCCCGAGCCTGTGGCGCGGGCGGGGCTGACCTATTCGCTGCCGCCGCGCTGA
- a CDS encoding ThuA domain-containing protein: MLRVTVWGENVHEQKNRVVAEVYPDTMHGTIAGFLNRAGGIAATTATLQEPEHGLTAERIAATDVLVWWGHAAHGDVADAVVDRVCDAVWGGMGMIFLHSAHFAKPFKRLMGAPCNLTWREAGERERLWVTSRSHPITAGLPDHFELEHEEMYGEPFGVPEPLETVFVSWFAGGEVFRSGLTWRRGAGNVFYFRPGHETYPTYHDANVQRVICNAVRWAHNPAMRIADPHAAPNVPVDRALESITERGPRLHHDGEAGYR; the protein is encoded by the coding sequence ATGCTGCGGGTCACGGTCTGGGGCGAGAATGTGCACGAGCAGAAGAACCGCGTGGTGGCCGAGGTTTACCCCGACACGATGCATGGGACGATTGCGGGCTTCCTGAACCGAGCGGGCGGGATTGCGGCCACGACCGCCACCTTGCAAGAGCCGGAGCACGGGCTGACGGCGGAACGGATTGCCGCGACCGACGTGCTGGTCTGGTGGGGCCATGCCGCGCATGGCGATGTGGCCGATGCGGTGGTGGACCGCGTTTGCGATGCGGTCTGGGGCGGGATGGGGATGATCTTCCTGCACTCGGCCCATTTCGCCAAGCCGTTCAAGCGGCTGATGGGCGCACCCTGCAATCTGACGTGGCGCGAGGCGGGCGAGCGGGAACGCTTGTGGGTGACGAGCCGCAGCCATCCGATCACGGCGGGCTTGCCGGATCATTTCGAGCTGGAGCACGAGGAGATGTATGGCGAGCCCTTTGGCGTGCCCGAACCGCTGGAGACGGTGTTCGTTTCGTGGTTCGCGGGGGGCGAGGTGTTCCGGTCGGGGCTGACCTGGCGGCGGGGGGCGGGGAATGTGTTCTATTTCCGTCCGGGGCATGAAACTTATCCGACCTATCACGACGCCAATGTGCAGCGGGTGATCTGCAACGCTGTGCGTTGGGCGCATAATCCGGCGATGCGGATCGCAGACCCCCATGCCGCGCCGAACGTGCCGGTAGACCGCGCGCTGGAGTCGATCACCGAGCGGGGGCCACGGCTGCATCATGACGGCGAGGCGGGGTATCGCTGA
- a CDS encoding MFS transporter: MTRNPALHPLLATAFFGAMNDNLLRAALVVLATLLVPASQAALIALLASGLMMLPYLLVSGLAGRLADKREKAGLIRWIKAAELAIACLASAALLAHSLPFLLVVIFAMGTHSAFYGPLKQGWLPERLPAADLVPANALLETATFAAILLGTLGGGALMALWGAPAVATASVLIALAGIAASLRLPTGQPAAPALHIPANPFSGNITLLQDLAADRGLMRAALLESWFWAAGAVYLSALPVFLRGLLDADQLLVSTIMAVFAAGIGAGSLLIARLLRGKPSLTSTAPSALLLALGGLVLYAALLALPARGGTAALFTTPSGIVTTLSILAVAMAGGAYAVPLAAAIQTRSPPDARARIQAGKGILSAAAITATSLLMALLTTLGLPLSAQFLILATGSATAFAATLRFFPAEALQGLLRLLLGTLLRVKITGGENLNTTGPVIYASNHQSLLDGPLLFSLLGPQAAFAMTSIWADRPFMQKVARLVPILATDHTKPMSIKAMARRIAAGQSCVIFPEGRITATGALMKIYPGTSWLVDQANVPVIPIHIEGLEFSRQSRPKHGFPRRWFPKVRLTIGPAQRITLDPDLKGRKRRERAALMVSELLETQRYIALNRYDTLPQALADTAALYGANRSALVDHTGTDLSHGKLTLAGDVLARTLSPLLKDDPTVGLLLPTAAGVPAVLLALWRMGVTPAMLNPTLGPGPLKTCLTTAQITTVITSTAMVDQAKLHGLIADLEAAGIRILRTEDIRASVTIATKARAFLSAKFGPARKGSTLVPITRDTPAAILFTSGTEGAPKGVVLSHANFLANIAQLRAHTDVNAGDRIFTALPVFHSFGLTAGILLPLVVGAQVVAYPSPLHYKVIPELAYYHQPTVIFGTDSFLSGWGRRAHDYDFASLRTAIAGAEPIKQATRDLWSRRFGVRILEGYGATETAPVLSLNTPVSSRDGTVGRFLPGIEPRLEPITGVDAFKLYVRGENIMRGYIRATAPGVIEAPEDGWYDTGDAVTLDDDGFITIRGRIKRFAKIGGEMVSLAAVEALSERTWPNIPAAAIAQPDPRKGNRVILVLAPPHGEKAPTLDALKTQARAEGMAEIMLPARLELLAKLPMLASGKPDYPAIAKLYADP; this comes from the coding sequence ATGACCCGTAACCCCGCGCTTCATCCGCTGCTCGCCACCGCCTTCTTCGGCGCGATGAACGACAACCTCCTGCGCGCCGCACTCGTGGTTCTGGCAACGCTGCTCGTCCCCGCGAGCCAAGCCGCCCTCATCGCCCTGCTGGCAAGCGGCCTCATGATGCTGCCCTATCTCCTCGTCTCTGGCCTCGCCGGACGCCTTGCCGACAAGCGCGAAAAGGCGGGCCTGATCCGCTGGATCAAAGCGGCCGAGCTTGCGATCGCTTGCCTCGCCTCCGCAGCCCTCCTCGCGCACAGCCTGCCCTTCCTCCTGGTGGTGATCTTCGCCATGGGCACCCATTCGGCCTTCTACGGCCCGCTGAAACAGGGCTGGCTGCCCGAACGCCTGCCCGCAGCCGACCTCGTGCCCGCCAACGCCCTGCTGGAAACCGCCACCTTCGCCGCGATCCTTCTGGGCACCCTCGGCGGCGGCGCTCTCATGGCGCTCTGGGGCGCGCCTGCCGTGGCCACGGCCTCGGTCCTCATCGCGCTTGCAGGCATCGCGGCCAGCCTGCGCCTGCCCACAGGCCAGCCCGCCGCCCCCGCCCTTCACATCCCCGCCAACCCGTTCAGCGGCAATATCACCCTGCTGCAAGACCTCGCCGCCGACCGCGGCCTGATGCGCGCCGCCCTGCTGGAATCGTGGTTCTGGGCGGCAGGTGCAGTCTACCTCTCGGCCCTCCCCGTATTCCTGCGCGGCTTGCTCGACGCCGACCAACTGCTCGTCTCGACCATCATGGCGGTCTTTGCCGCAGGCATCGGCGCAGGCTCTCTGCTCATTGCGCGCCTTTTGCGCGGCAAGCCCTCGCTCACCTCGACCGCCCCCTCGGCGCTCCTCCTCGCCCTCGGGGGCCTTGTCCTTTACGCGGCCCTCCTCGCCCTGCCCGCACGCGGCGGCACCGCCGCGCTTTTCACCACCCCGAGCGGGATCGTCACCACCCTCTCGATCCTCGCCGTCGCCATGGCGGGCGGCGCCTATGCCGTCCCCCTCGCCGCCGCGATCCAGACCCGCTCGCCCCCCGATGCCCGCGCCCGCATCCAGGCGGGCAAGGGCATCCTCTCGGCCGCCGCAATCACCGCCACCAGCCTGCTCATGGCGCTTCTCACCACGCTCGGCCTGCCCCTGTCCGCACAGTTCCTGATCCTCGCCACAGGCAGCGCCACCGCCTTCGCCGCCACCCTGCGCTTCTTCCCGGCCGAGGCGCTGCAGGGCCTCCTGCGCCTCCTCCTCGGCACCCTCCTGCGCGTAAAGATCACCGGCGGGGAAAACCTGAACACCACAGGCCCCGTGATCTATGCGTCGAACCACCAAAGCCTGCTCGACGGCCCGCTGCTCTTTTCGCTGCTCGGTCCCCAAGCCGCCTTCGCGATGACCAGCATCTGGGCCGACCGCCCCTTCATGCAAAAGGTCGCGCGCCTCGTCCCGATCCTCGCAACCGACCACACCAAGCCGATGTCGATCAAGGCCATGGCCCGCCGCATCGCCGCAGGCCAATCTTGCGTGATCTTCCCCGAAGGCCGCATCACCGCCACGGGTGCCTTGATGAAAATCTACCCCGGTACCTCGTGGCTCGTCGATCAGGCGAATGTCCCCGTCATCCCGATCCATATCGAAGGGCTGGAATTCTCGCGCCAAAGCCGCCCCAAACACGGCTTCCCGCGCCGCTGGTTCCCGAAAGTGCGCCTGACCATCGGCCCCGCCCAGCGCATCACGCTGGACCCCGACCTCAAGGGCAGGAAACGCCGCGAACGCGCCGCCCTCATGGTCAGCGAGCTCTTGGAGACGCAACGCTACATCGCGCTGAACCGTTACGACACCCTCCCGCAGGCCCTTGCCGACACCGCAGCCCTCTACGGCGCGAACCGCTCCGCACTGGTGGACCACACCGGCACCGACCTCAGCCACGGCAAACTGACCCTTGCGGGGGATGTCCTCGCCCGCACGCTTTCCCCCCTGCTGAAAGACGACCCCACCGTGGGCCTCCTGCTGCCCACCGCCGCAGGGGTGCCCGCCGTCCTCCTCGCCCTCTGGCGCATGGGGGTGACGCCTGCCATGCTCAACCCCACGCTCGGACCCGGCCCGCTGAAAACCTGCCTGACCACCGCGCAGATCACCACCGTCATCACCTCGACCGCGATGGTCGACCAAGCCAAACTCCACGGCCTGATTGCCGATCTCGAAGCCGCAGGCATCCGCATCCTTCGCACCGAAGACATCCGCGCATCGGTCACAATCGCGACCAAGGCACGCGCCTTCCTCTCCGCCAAATTCGGCCCCGCCCGCAAGGGTAGCACCCTCGTCCCCATCACCCGCGACACCCCCGCCGCGATCCTGTTCACCTCGGGCACCGAAGGCGCCCCCAAAGGCGTCGTACTGTCGCACGCCAACTTCCTCGCCAATATCGCGCAGCTCCGCGCCCATACCGACGTGAACGCAGGCGACCGCATCTTCACGGCGCTCCCCGTGTTCCACTCCTTCGGCCTGACCGCAGGCATCCTTCTGCCGCTCGTCGTCGGCGCGCAGGTCGTGGCCTACCCGTCGCCGCTGCATTACAAGGTCATCCCCGAACTGGCCTATTACCACCAGCCCACCGTCATCTTCGGCACCGACAGCTTCCTGTCGGGCTGGGGCCGCCGCGCGCATGACTATGATTTCGCCAGCCTGCGCACCGCCATAGCGGGGGCCGAGCCGATCAAACAGGCCACCCGCGACCTGTGGTCACGCCGCTTCGGGGTGCGCATCCTCGAAGGCTACGGTGCGACCGAAACTGCCCCCGTCCTGTCGCTCAACACGCCCGTCTCGTCGCGTGACGGCACGGTTGGCCGCTTCCTTCCCGGCATCGAGCCACGCCTAGAACCCATCACCGGGGTCGACGCCTTCAAGCTTTATGTGCGCGGCGAAAACATCATGCGCGGCTATATCCGCGCCACCGCCCCCGGCGTGATCGAAGCCCCCGAAGACGGCTGGTACGACACCGGCGACGCCGTCACGCTGGATGACGATGGCTTCATCACCATCCGCGGCCGCATCAAACGCTTTGCCAAGATCGGCGGCGAAATGGTCAGCCTCGCGGCGGTCGAGGCGCTTTCGGAACGCACATGGCCCAACATCCCCGCCGCCGCCATCGCCCAACCCGACCCGCGCAAGGGCAACCGCGTGATCCTCGTCCTCGCCCCGCCCCACGGCGAAAAGGCACCCACCCTCGACGCCCTGAAAACCCAGGCGCGGGCCGAGGGGATGGCCGAAATCATGCTGCCCGCGCGTCTGGAACTCCTCGCGAAACTCCCCATGCTCGCCTCGGGCAAACCCGACTATCCGGCCATAGCCAAACTCTACGCCGACCCGTGA
- a CDS encoding Gfo/Idh/MocA family protein — MVRVLVVGTGGMAENHAAAFAAMDGVELVAGVDTRAEPLAAFCARHRIGRGFASVSEALDWGGFDAVTNVTPDAAHYATVMPFLAAGKHVLCEKPLATNAVQAGAMADAAAQAGVVNMVNLSYRNVAALQRAAVLVRDGAIGRVRHFEASYLQSWLVQPAWGEWRTEAQWLWRLSSAHGSNGVLGDVGIHILDFATFVAGQAAAEVSCRLATFDKAEGGRIGEYVLNANDSATMQLVLEGGAIGTVTATRFASGHLNDLSLRIHGDAGGLEVTFINNVSRLRACVGADLQGAVWRDVDCPAVPTIYARFIAAVRGQGAAVPDFARGAALQRLVDRAGESAGRGCVSLTV, encoded by the coding sequence ATGGTGCGGGTTCTGGTCGTCGGCACCGGCGGGATGGCGGAAAACCACGCGGCGGCTTTTGCTGCGATGGACGGGGTCGAGCTGGTTGCGGGGGTGGATACGCGGGCGGAACCGCTGGCCGCGTTTTGTGCGCGCCACAGGATCGGGCGGGGGTTCGCCTCGGTTTCCGAGGCGCTGGATTGGGGCGGGTTCGATGCGGTGACCAATGTCACGCCGGATGCCGCGCATTACGCCACGGTGATGCCGTTTCTGGCGGCTGGCAAGCATGTGCTGTGCGAAAAGCCTTTGGCCACCAATGCGGTGCAGGCCGGGGCCATGGCGGATGCGGCGGCGCAAGCGGGCGTGGTGAACATGGTGAACCTGAGTTACCGCAACGTGGCGGCCTTGCAGCGGGCGGCGGTGCTGGTGCGCGATGGGGCGATCGGCCGCGTGCGGCATTTCGAGGCGAGTTACCTGCAAAGCTGGCTGGTGCAGCCCGCTTGGGGCGAGTGGCGGACCGAGGCGCAATGGCTGTGGCGGCTGTCATCGGCCCATGGGTCCAACGGGGTGCTGGGGGATGTGGGAATCCATATCCTCGACTTTGCGACCTTTGTGGCGGGGCAGGCGGCGGCCGAGGTGTCTTGCCGTCTGGCTACTTTCGACAAGGCGGAAGGCGGGCGGATCGGCGAATATGTGCTGAACGCCAACGATAGCGCGACGATGCAGCTGGTGCTTGAGGGCGGGGCCATCGGGACGGTGACGGCCACGCGCTTTGCCAGCGGGCATCTGAACGATCTTTCGCTGCGTATCCATGGCGATGCGGGCGGGCTGGAGGTGACATTCATAAACAATGTCAGCCGGTTGCGGGCCTGTGTTGGAGCGGATTTGCAAGGCGCTGTCTGGCGTGACGTGGACTGTCCTGCGGTGCCGACGATCTATGCGCGGTTCATCGCTGCGGTGCGGGGGCAAGGGGCTGCGGTGCCCGATTTCGCGCGCGGGGCTGCGTTGCAGCGCCTGGTCGACCGGGCCGGAGAGTCGGCGGGGCGGGGCTGCGTCAGTCTGACGGTTTAG
- a CDS encoding amidase — MDQSDYISHDATGLAALVRQGHVSPLDLTRAARTRHDAVNRALNAVIEFYDDAETLPVTSGPLSGVPFLRKDIGATEAGRLQECGSRLLRGNRPDHDGHFITRARAAGLTLVGRSAVPELAFSGFTETLAHGITRNPWSPDRTAGGSSGGAAAAVAAGIVPIAHASDGGGSIRIPAACCGLVGLNPSRGRVSGGPDGQDALFGLARAFVLTRTVRDMALALDIFAGPEAGDPFTIPPPDAPFVTDLDGATPRLHIGVARTAWGEIALNPEVLALVDATAATLSAQGHSLEEIPSPVQPEDIATGVMGAFNLGLATLPELARKLGRPLDDTTLEPVTLKLLDQTLAMTPAQIMEVFETLRRIRVEIATRTARFDVLLTPTLPVTAPEHGLFATTRPDLSAEGYAMGDTSLFTYLGPFNVTGQPSVSLPLGQSAAGMPIGIQLVARFAAESTLVRLARDLETAMPWHHRRAPV, encoded by the coding sequence ATGGACCAAAGCGACTATATCTCCCATGACGCAACCGGCCTCGCCGCACTGGTCCGCCAAGGCCACGTTAGCCCGCTCGACCTCACCCGCGCCGCCCGCACGCGCCACGACGCGGTGAACCGCGCGCTGAATGCGGTCATCGAATTCTACGACGACGCCGAAACCCTGCCCGTCACATCAGGCCCCCTTTCCGGCGTGCCCTTCCTTCGCAAGGACATAGGCGCGACCGAGGCCGGACGCCTGCAAGAATGCGGCTCGCGCCTGCTGCGCGGCAACCGCCCCGACCACGACGGCCATTTCATCACCCGCGCCCGCGCCGCAGGCCTTACCCTCGTCGGGCGCAGCGCCGTGCCGGAACTGGCCTTTTCCGGTTTCACCGAAACCTTGGCTCACGGCATCACCCGCAACCCGTGGTCGCCCGACCGCACCGCAGGCGGATCCTCCGGCGGGGCCGCCGCAGCGGTCGCCGCTGGCATCGTGCCCATCGCGCACGCCAGCGACGGCGGGGGTTCCATCCGCATCCCCGCCGCCTGTTGCGGCCTTGTGGGCCTCAACCCGTCGCGGGGCCGCGTCTCGGGCGGGCCCGACGGTCAGGATGCGCTCTTCGGCCTCGCCCGCGCCTTCGTCCTTACCCGCACCGTGCGCGACATGGCGCTCGCCCTCGACATCTTCGCAGGCCCCGAGGCAGGCGACCCCTTCACCATCCCGCCGCCCGACGCCCCTTTCGTCACCGACCTCGACGGCGCGACACCGCGCCTGCACATCGGGGTCGCCCGCACCGCATGGGGCGAGATCGCGCTCAACCCCGAAGTGCTCGCCCTCGTCGACGCAACCGCCGCCACCCTCTCCGCCCAGGGCCACAGCCTCGAGGAAATCCCCTCCCCCGTCCAACCCGAAGACATCGCGACCGGCGTCATGGGCGCGTTCAACCTCGGCCTCGCCACCCTGCCCGAACTCGCCCGCAAACTCGGCCGCCCGCTCGATGACACGACGCTCGAACCCGTCACCCTCAAACTCCTCGACCAGACCCTCGCGATGACCCCCGCCCAGATCATGGAGGTCTTCGAAACCCTCCGCCGCATCCGCGTGGAAATCGCCACCCGCACCGCCCGCTTCGATGTGCTCCTCACCCCCACCCTGCCCGTCACCGCCCCCGAACATGGCCTCTTCGCCACCACCCGCCCCGACCTTTCCGCCGAGGGGTACGCGATGGGCGACACCAGCCTTTTCACCTACCTCGGCCCCTTCAACGTGACAGGCCAACCTTCGGTCAGCCTCCCCCTCGGCCAATCTGCAGCAGGCATGCCCATAGGCATCCAGCTCGTCGCCCGCTTCGCCGCCGAATCCACCCTCGTCCGCCTCGCCCGCGATCTCGAAACCGCGATGCCATGGCACCACCGCCGCGCACCCGTCTGA